The following are encoded in a window of Limibacter armeniacum genomic DNA:
- a CDS encoding mechanosensitive ion channel family protein, translated as MPLTNTFIKVTLCLLFVLTALQGYTQTDSLHLRQEQVLRLIEKYDSIHTKDSLDLKTIELKIGNLSDDSVTRNNLLSKRKLLKETLEQHKIRIRQQVDSLRALTKGAPVVSFEDTLFYIYSKLGPLTPADRAKNIEQKVEALIDQGVFDSTKINVYEGMESHDVMYDTMIIMSVTDQDAFWMSHNRQKTADQYARILKKHINTYYKQSGWLYTLGRVALMLLVLAILYLSIKYMNKGFTRLNNWVMSKCRQYLKGIKFNDYEFLSQEQQAKLVRALLRVMKWITIAIIVYLALPLVFGIFPTTKGIAMTLIGYVLNPLETFLTAIFDYIPTLFTILTIILITHYFVSFLHFLSKEIRDDKLQIPGFYPEWALPTFSLLRIILYAFAFIVIFPYLPGSDSPAFQGVSVFFGLLISLGSSSAISNIIAGLVITYMRPFQIGDRVKIGEVTGDVLEKTLLVTRVRTIKNEDITIPNSTILSGSTINYSANARSIGLILNTTITIGYDVPWRQVHELLIAAALKTEHIKQDQPPFVFQTSLDDYYVSYQLNAFTDQESIAARIYSELHANIQDAFNEAGVEIMSPQFHAKRDGNTTTIPAQYLPPDYRPPAFNVRIEKEKGREEE; from the coding sequence ATGCCACTCACCAATACTTTTATCAAGGTAACCCTCTGTTTGCTTTTTGTCCTCACTGCACTACAAGGCTATACTCAGACTGACTCCCTTCACCTAAGACAGGAACAGGTACTGAGACTGATAGAAAAATATGACTCTATCCACACCAAGGACAGTCTTGACCTGAAAACGATAGAGCTGAAGATCGGTAACCTTTCTGATGACAGCGTAACCCGAAACAACCTGTTAAGTAAGCGAAAGCTACTGAAAGAGACCCTTGAGCAACATAAAATACGAATCAGACAGCAAGTAGACTCTTTACGTGCGCTCACAAAAGGTGCTCCTGTTGTTTCTTTTGAAGACACTCTATTCTATATCTACTCCAAGCTTGGGCCTCTCACACCTGCTGACCGTGCTAAAAACATAGAGCAAAAAGTGGAAGCGCTTATTGATCAAGGTGTTTTTGATTCAACCAAAATAAACGTTTATGAGGGCATGGAAAGCCATGATGTGATGTATGATACCATGATCATCATGAGTGTCACTGATCAAGATGCCTTCTGGATGTCCCATAACCGTCAAAAGACAGCCGATCAATATGCCCGTATTCTCAAGAAACATATCAACACCTATTACAAGCAGTCAGGTTGGCTATATACTTTAGGAAGGGTAGCACTAATGCTACTGGTACTCGCAATACTTTACCTCAGTATAAAGTATATGAACAAAGGCTTTACCCGCCTGAATAACTGGGTGATGAGTAAGTGTAGACAGTACCTTAAGGGGATTAAGTTCAATGACTATGAGTTTCTTTCACAGGAACAACAAGCCAAACTGGTCAGGGCACTCTTAAGGGTAATGAAGTGGATAACCATTGCCATTATTGTCTACCTGGCACTACCTTTAGTATTTGGTATTTTCCCAACTACCAAAGGCATTGCCATGACCTTAATAGGTTATGTTCTCAATCCGCTGGAGACTTTTCTCACGGCTATTTTTGATTACATTCCTACCCTGTTTACAATCCTGACTATCATTTTGATTACACACTATTTTGTCAGCTTCCTGCATTTTCTTTCTAAAGAGATCAGAGATGACAAACTTCAAATACCTGGCTTCTATCCTGAATGGGCACTGCCAACCTTCAGCTTGCTCCGTATTATTCTCTATGCGTTTGCCTTTATTGTAATCTTCCCATACTTGCCCGGCAGTGACTCACCCGCTTTTCAGGGAGTAAGTGTATTCTTTGGGTTACTCATCTCACTTGGCTCGTCTTCTGCTATCAGTAATATTATTGCAGGACTAGTTATTACCTATATGCGGCCTTTCCAGATTGGAGATCGTGTCAAAATAGGGGAGGTCACTGGAGACGTTCTAGAAAAAACATTGCTGGTTACCAGAGTCCGTACCATCAAGAATGAAGACATCACCATTCCCAACTCCACAATTTTGAGTGGAAGTACCATCAACTACAGCGCTAACGCACGGAGCATCGGGCTAATTCTGAACACAACCATTACCATTGGCTATGATGTACCTTGGAGACAAGTACACGAACTCCTGATTGCTGCAGCCTTAAAGACTGAGCATATCAAGCAAGATCAGCCTCCTTTTGTGTTTCAAACTAGTCTTGATGACTATTACGTCAGTTATCAACTCAATGCTTTCACAGATCAAGAATCCATTGCTGCCCGAATCTACTCAGAATTACACGCCAATATTCAAGATGCCTTCAATGAGGCAGGAGTGGAGATCATGTCACCTCAGTTCCATGCCAAACGGGATGGAAATACAACCACCATTCCTGCTCAGTACTTGCCACCTGACTATAGGCCACCTGCATTTAATGTAAGAATAGAAAAAGAAAAAGGTAGGGAAGAGGAGTGA
- a CDS encoding YoaK family protein, with protein sequence MFRHQGKSRTIKHNLQIAVVLSFVAGIVNVTGLLSIQTLTTNVTGHFALFISNVASFEFWKAGLYFLYILSFLFGSFVSGLLMAKSKENKKLNVFVLPIAIESLFLVGVAILSQMTEPYLTACMLLFTMGLQNSYVTRISNTVVRTTHLTGLFTDLGIELSQLFFPASHPQQQKIRSTIKLRIYIISFFFLGGISGAFLFLGIDLKTNTLIAGAVILQASLFYDDFRFRLIQIQRRNKRK encoded by the coding sequence ATGTTTAGACATCAGGGGAAAAGTAGGACGATAAAGCATAACCTACAGATTGCCGTTGTTTTATCTTTTGTGGCAGGGATTGTAAATGTGACGGGCTTATTGTCCATTCAAACATTAACGACCAATGTGACGGGGCACTTTGCCCTCTTTATCAGCAATGTGGCAAGCTTTGAGTTTTGGAAGGCTGGACTTTACTTTCTATATATTTTGTCATTCCTGTTCGGCTCGTTTGTGTCAGGTTTATTGATGGCGAAGTCGAAGGAGAATAAGAAGTTGAATGTTTTTGTACTCCCTATCGCCATTGAAAGTCTTTTTTTGGTAGGGGTTGCTATTTTAAGTCAAATGACCGAGCCTTACCTGACTGCTTGTATGCTGCTTTTCACAATGGGTTTACAAAACTCATATGTTACAAGAATCTCTAATACTGTGGTACGGACGACGCACCTGACCGGACTGTTTACAGATCTAGGTATCGAACTGTCACAATTGTTTTTTCCAGCTTCCCATCCTCAGCAACAAAAAATCAGGTCAACCATCAAACTGCGTATCTATATCATTTCCTTTTTCTTTCTTGGAGGGATAAGTGGAGCTTTTTTGTTCTTAGGAATTGACTTGAAAACCAATACGCTTATTGCTGGAGCTGTTATTCTACAAGCCAGCTTATTTTATGATGATTTCAGGTTTCGGCTGATTCAAATCCAGCGGCGAAACAAGAGAAAGTAA
- a CDS encoding SDR family oxidoreductase produces the protein MEKQKVTVVTGGAQGIGKAICDAFVAQGVAVCTIDILDNDYFVGDIADEQVLRSFAAKVISDYGKVDYLINNACISRGGLNTCSYEDFNYVLRIGVSAPFLLTQLLQDHFNTPASIVNISSTRQLMSQADTESYTAAKGGIDALTHAMAITLAGKARVNAISPGWIDTTNTEFEGPDASQHPVGRVGNPLDIVNTVMFLCDSKSSFITGQNITVDGGMTKLMVYHNDFGWAYKPE, from the coding sequence ATGGAGAAACAAAAGGTAACAGTGGTTACTGGTGGTGCACAGGGTATTGGAAAGGCTATATGTGATGCATTTGTTGCGCAGGGTGTAGCTGTTTGCACCATTGATATATTGGATAATGACTACTTTGTCGGAGACATTGCGGATGAACAAGTACTCAGAAGTTTTGCTGCCAAAGTGATCTCAGATTATGGAAAGGTAGACTACTTGATCAACAACGCGTGTATATCCCGTGGGGGACTTAATACTTGCTCCTACGAAGATTTCAATTATGTACTTCGTATAGGTGTTTCTGCTCCTTTTCTTTTGACTCAGTTGCTTCAGGATCATTTCAATACACCGGCAAGTATTGTCAATATCTCATCTACACGTCAGCTAATGAGTCAGGCAGACACTGAAAGCTATACAGCAGCCAAGGGAGGTATTGATGCCCTGACCCATGCCATGGCTATCACCTTAGCTGGTAAGGCACGCGTCAATGCGATTTCGCCAGGTTGGATCGATACAACCAACACTGAATTTGAAGGACCCGATGCGAGTCAGCACCCTGTTGGTCGTGTGGGCAACCCATTAGACATTGTTAATACGGTTATGTTTCTGTGCGATAGCAAGAGCAGTTTTATTACAGGACAAAATATTACTGTAGATGGCGGCATGACCAAGCTGATGGTGTACCACAATGATTTCGGTTGGGCTTATAAACCAGAATAA
- a CDS encoding polysaccharide deacetylase family protein has product MKKILVVLLGMLVTISSCKEKDEFMGFSYPEGKYKSLIMSYDDGTIEDIQLVNLFDQHHIVGTFNLNSAYIGATRGWPQENGDTIFQKYVPKETLMSLYKKHEIAAHGALHKDFLKVSDKEILEEISTDVSTLSELTGREIISMAYPFGNTSDHIAELVSTTGITNARTVADTYQFDLPTNYLKWNPTCHDSKVLDYLDDYLAIDKPELSLFYVWGHSWEFKDESRWDIMVKFCEKIGAKEDIWYVGTGEFTDYMKAIKNIEFEADKITNPTDNKPVWIKLSSGFKELQPGEEQAIKLVADED; this is encoded by the coding sequence ATGAAAAAAATATTAGTTGTATTACTCGGAATGCTTGTAACTATATCATCCTGCAAGGAGAAGGATGAGTTTATGGGCTTTTCCTATCCAGAAGGCAAGTACAAATCGCTAATCATGAGTTATGATGATGGTACAATTGAAGATATTCAATTAGTGAATTTGTTTGACCAGCATCATATCGTAGGTACTTTTAATCTGAATTCGGCTTATATTGGTGCTACACGTGGATGGCCTCAAGAAAATGGAGATACCATTTTTCAAAAATATGTTCCGAAAGAGACGCTGATGTCGCTTTACAAAAAACATGAAATTGCAGCTCATGGAGCCTTGCACAAAGACTTTCTGAAAGTATCTGATAAAGAAATTTTGGAAGAAATCAGTACAGATGTTTCAACATTGTCAGAGCTGACAGGTAGAGAAATTATTAGTATGGCTTACCCATTTGGAAACACAAGTGATCATATAGCTGAATTGGTGTCTACTACTGGTATTACCAATGCCAGAACTGTTGCAGATACTTATCAATTTGACTTGCCTACTAACTATCTGAAATGGAATCCTACTTGTCATGATAGTAAAGTACTGGATTATTTGGATGACTATCTGGCAATAGATAAGCCCGAATTATCCCTGTTTTATGTTTGGGGGCATTCTTGGGAATTTAAGGATGAAAGCAGGTGGGATATCATGGTGAAGTTTTGTGAAAAGATTGGGGCTAAAGAAGATATCTGGTATGTGGGGACTGGTGAGTTTACGGATTATATGAAGGCAATAAAAAATATAGAATTTGAAGCAGACAAGATTACTAATCCGACTGACAACAAGCCTGTATGGATTAAATTGTCCTCAGGATTTAAAGAACTTCAACCAGGAGAAGAGCAGGCCATAAAGCTTGTAGCTGATGAAGACTAA